The DNA sequence GGCCGGCAGCAATCTCTGCCCCGTGCAGGCTGCACCCGAAGCCCTGGTAGCCTTTGCTTTGATAAAGctgctctctctctttgcaCACTGATGAATTATAAACCTCCAGCAGAAAACGGAAGAAAAAGTAGAGAGCAGGCACGATGCCACTTGCAATCATTATGTCCAGGATGCATTCAAGTAGCAGCCACGCTGGGAAACGCCATGGTAACTGTAGAACGCCGACCAAAATAAGCGCACAAGGGAAGCCCAGGAGCGCCCCTCCCGCGGCCACCGCTGCCCGGGCAACCGGCAGCTTCAGCAGGTGGAAGCGCTGGTCCAGCCGCCGGGCCCGGTGCCCGTCGGCGCCGCTGAAGCCGCTGTAGGCCCCGCCGTACAGACAGCAGTAGATGCCGCCCAGGCCGGGCAGGCCCGTGTAAGCTGCAGACCAGGATCGGCGCGGCGAGCAGCGCTGCCGCCCTCTGGCCGGAGGGAAGGGCGGCGCTGGGGACGGGCGGACACGGCCCGGCCCGAGCGGGCCGGCCAGGAAGGAACGTCTCCCCGGCCGGGCGCGCCGCCCCAGCGGGACAAAGGCAGcggctcccgcagcccccgctccccgctgGCCGTGCGCAGGGACCGGCAGCGGCCGCACTCCAGCAGCGGCGGCGCGGCTTCCCCGCGGCCCCTCCAGCGCGGCTCCGGGCGTCGCGCTGAGGAGAGACGGACGCGGCGGtagcggcggcagcagcggcccGCCCGGGCCCCTCACACCCGCCCGCCCCAGGCCGAGCCCCGGCCCGTCCCCCGCCCGGGCCCCTCACAcccgcccgcccgggccccTCACACCCACCCGCCCCAGGCCGAGCCCCAGGCCGAGCCCCGGCCCGTCCCCCGCCCGGGCCCCTCACGCCCGCTTCCCCTctcgccgcccgcccgccccggtgCGTCCGGCCTGCGGGGCACGGGggcggctccgctccgccgcggcccggcccggtcCGGCTCCTCCAGCGCTGGGGGCggagggccgggccgggccgcggggcgCTCGACGCGGGGCTGGTGCCAGCGCGGGCCGGGGGCCGCCGGGCCGGGGTGACCGCCGGTCCCTCCGCCGGGGCTCGGCCCAGCCTGCCGGGGCTCGGCCCAACGTGCCGCGGCGCTCCCGGGCGCGGTGAGCGGCTCGGGCCGCGCCCTCCCCCGCCCCAGGGACCTGTTCGGGTGTCGCCCCCGCCCCGTCGGGCCGGTTCACGGGCCTGTTGTTCACCCGTGTCCCGTCTCCCCTTCTGTTCACACGGACGCTCTCCCCGCAACACCCTATGGCGACAAGGTCCTAAAGTTCCCCGTCTGCCATATGACACGTACTTGCTTGCACCTGTTGGAAACTGAGCACCGACTAATTTTCACAATTGCCActttttcctgtgctgtggGTTTTGGTCAAAGTGTTCGGCATTCAGCTTGTCTGCTGCCTCGTGCCGCTGCAAACCTCAGTCCTGCCCCTCTGTTCCCTTCTCAAACCCACCTCCCAGAGTTTTTATCTCCTTGTACAGCAGTGGCACCGCTCCCTTTGTTGTATCAGCTGCCCTCTCGGGACCTTCCCCTCCACCTTGCGATGCGGTGACCAGACCTCCATGCAGCACTCGACAAGAGTGCACCGCGGGTTGTATGGCAGCTGAACAGCTGCCactgccctgccctgtgctcctCCCGCAATGCATCGTGTTCTGTTGttcctcagctgccctggcCTGCGGAGCTCGTGTCTCCAGAGGACAATCATCAACACCCTGCGATCTGTCCTGCTGTGCAACTGCCAGGTTCCAGTTCAGCACTCTGCAGACAATGTTCAGGTAATTTTCTTTAGATGCATTATCTTATATTTATCTACACAGAACCATATGGGCCTCTTCTGTGTCTGTTTGCTCAGGGCCACTTCAGACAACACAATGTGAACTTTTTACCGGGTGCCCCATTTCCGTGCACAATAATGTCCTGCTGCCCAGTGGGACTGGCTGCCGTCCTGTCCCAGGAGGCTGCTGAGCACCCGTCACCTTCCAGCAGAGGAGGCAATGAACTGCCCCTGTGTTTATCAGTGGTTGCTAGAGTGAAGGCAAGTGCCCGGGATCTCAGCCGTGCACAACTGTCAGTATTTCTCAGGTCTGATATGGGCAGAGGTGATTCAGGAAAGGCTGTGTGTCATGGGAAAAGATGAACAGTGGGACAATTTGGAAACACAGAGGGAAGCATAGCAAACTGCACAGCCAGAGTGAACACTTTTAACCAATAGTTTGACCAAGTACTGCCTTGCAAAGCTTTAGCATTGCAGATA is a window from the Caloenas nicobarica isolate bCalNic1 chromosome 9, bCalNic1.hap1, whole genome shotgun sequence genome containing:
- the MARVELD3 gene encoding LOW QUALITY PROTEIN: MARVEL domain-containing protein 3 (The sequence of the model RefSeq protein was modified relative to this genomic sequence to represent the inferred CDS: inserted 2 bases in 1 codon), producing the protein MHCGRSTGQGSGSCSAAIQPAVHSCRVLHGGLVTASQGGGEGPERAADTTKGAVPLLYKEIKTLGGCCGESVRVNRRGDGTRVNNRPVNRPDGAGATPEQRDARSRAGGAAGKPRRRCWSAAAAGPCARPAGSGGCGSRCLCPAGAARPAGETFLPGRPARAGPCPPVPSAALPSGQRAAALLAAPILVCSXYTGLPGLGGIYCCLYGGAYSGFSGADGHRARRLDQRFHLLKLPVARAAVAAGGALLGFPCALILVGVLQLPWRFPAWLLLECILDIMIASGIVPALYFFFRFLLEVYNSSVCKEREQLYQSKGYQGFGCSLHGAEIAAGLSGCVAVLAFLLSTGLAVGGYRTVHNLKQKPEQLYEL